GATAGTTTAGGCAATAGAGCGATCTAACGAGCAGATCGCCAAATGACACAACAAAAATTACAGTCCGAGTTACAACAGAGCGCAATCGACCCCCAAATCGCCGCACTAAATTTTGGTGAGGTCGGTCAAACCGAAGCATTCGCATTTATCGTCCGCACCCCCAAACGCCGCAATGACGGTCGATTGACCGATGGGCATCTACGGATCTACGAACAATTCGAGGCAGGCGGATGGATTGGCCGAGGGATCGACCCGCTCACCATGCAGCCAAGCGAGTGGGGTTGTCTCAAGCCGTACAACCCTCGCATTGACGACATCAAGCGCAAAGCAATAAAATACGAACATCCCCACAAGCAGCCCACCGAGCTATTTTGTTTGCGAGTGACTTGGGAGAGCGGGCGCAAAATAGCCATCAGATCGGGTTTGGAGTCCGAGTATTTAGCGCGGATGGACTCAGCCGCCAGCCCCCGCGACGAAGATCGCGAATTTTGGCAGTGGGTCAAAGATACACCGCAGCTCACCATTATCATTACCGAAGGGGCTAAAAAAGCCGCTGCATTGCTGTCGGCGGGATATTGCGCGATCGGGTTGCCAGGGATTTATGGGGGCTATCGCGCCCAACGTGAGGGCGTACCGTGCCAACCCTACCTCATTCCCCAGCTCAAGGTATTTACACAGCCAGGGCGCGAGTTTGTGTTTGCATTCGATCGGGATACCAACCCAAAAACGATCGCCGCCGTCCGTACCGCAACCGATAAAACCGGACGACTGCTAGAGCGGTCGGGCTGTAAAGTATCGGTGATGACTTGGACTCACGCACATAAAGGCGTAGACGACCTGATTTACCATGCAGGAGCTACCGCCCTTGATGCGATTTATGCCGATCGCTCATCCCTAGATAATTGGCGACTCCAGGGCAATTTTAGCCTGGATCGGTATGAGGCTGTACGGATTAATAGCCGCTATTTCGATGCAGCGGTCAGACCGAACAAACTAGAGGGTAAAATCGTTGGGGTTAAATCTGCCAAGGGCACTGGTAAAACCGAGTGGCTGGCAGAGCTGGTGAAACCATACATCAACGACGGGCGCGGCGTATTGATCTTGACCCACCGCGTTCAACTCGCCCAAGCCCTTGCCGAGCGGTTGGGCATCCCTCATGTGAGCGAAGTGTATCAACACGGGCAATTGTTAGGTTTCGCGCTGTGCGTTGATAGCCTACACGCCAACGCCCAAGTCAAGTTCGACCCAACCGTTTGGGAGGGTGCGGCAGTAGTAATCGACGAAGCCGAACAGGTGATTTGGCACCTGCTGAACTCAGGCACCTGCTCCAGCAAACGAGCCGAGATCCTGGCTAATTTTGGGGTATTGCTCCAAACGATCGCCGCGACGGGCGGGACGATCTTTTTAACTGATGCCGACTTGTCTGGCAACACGATCGAGTACGTTCAAAAGCTGACAGGCGGGATGCCGTTGTGGTTGGCAATTAACGACTACAACCCCGTTGCAGGCAAACGGACGTTAATTCTCCATAAATCGCCAGCAGATCTATTAGCAGCCTTAATTACCGATATTAATGCAGGCAAAAATATCATCCTGCATTGCTCGGCTAAAGATGTTAAGTCTAAATGGGCAGCTCAACACCTAGAGACGGCGATTAAGCAGACTTGCCCAGGCGTATCAACACTCTGTTGCGACTCCGATAATGTCGCCGACAAAGAGCATCCAGCCTATGGGATCGTCAATCGGCTGGGCGACCTCGCTCGATATCAAGTTGTCATCGCTACCAGTGTAATCGAGACAGGAGTGTCGATCGACGGCCATCATTTCGATGCTGTTTACTGTCTCGCTAACGGGGTGCAAACAGTCGATGCAGTGTCCCAAACGATCGAGCGGGTGCGGTCTGATGTCCCCCGACACATGGCAATTACAACGGGAAGCATCGGTTGGATCGGCAACGGCAGCAGTAACCCCCGACAACTGATTGCCAGCCAAAAACAGGTGGCTAAATTTAACCTCGCCGCACTCAGCCAACAGGACGCGGCTCTCCAACTCGACGAGATGGAGGCTTGCCACGTTCTCACTTGGGCGAATTATGCGGCAAAAACTAATGCTGAATTTCGCGGGTATAAGCTCAACATCATCACTAAATTGGAGCGTGAAGGTTACGAGATCGTTGAATGCGCCCCAGATCGTCATCAGGAAAATTGGGACGAGTGCCTGGATGAGATTCGCAATGTTAACTACACCCAACAACGTCAGGATATTATCGACACCTCCGCACCGGATGAGGTGGAGCTGCAAAGACTCAAAAAACAGCGGGGCAAGACCAAAGCCGAGCGACTAAAGTTAGCTAAAGGTAGGCTGGTAGAGCGTTACGGCACGGATGAGATTACGGATGAGCTGATCGTTAAAGACGATAGTGGCTGGTATCCGAAAATCCGCCTGCACTACTATCTGACAATCGGGCGAGAGTTTGCCGCCGCCAAAGACCGCGACCGCCTCCAATCGCTCGCCCACGAAGATCGGGCATTGCCGATGGATATCAATCGCTCGTGTATGTCTGGCAAACTGCAAATACTAGATGCCCTGAACATCAAGCAATTTTTCGGTGAGGACAAGGTGTTTACCGCTGACAGTCTTGCTGAGTGGCACGAGTGGGTGCAGCGGTATAGGGGGGCAATTAAGAATGCGCTCGGTCTGTCAATTTCTGCCGAATCCAACCCGATCCAGACTGCCCAACGCCTGTTAGGGCTAGTTGGATTGCAACTGACTTACATCGACCAGGTGCGCGAGGGTGGTTCGCGCGTCCGTCGCTACGCCGGAGTCGAGCAAGACGTTGACGATGGACGTGAGGAAATATTCGGGCGGTGGTTCGCGCGCGATCTGGCTAAATGTCACACCACTGCTAATAAATCTATCGAGCGGGGAGGTGAGACAGAAGTTGCTTGCTAATTGCCCCAAATGGCTAAATGTCACACCACTGCTAATAGATCTTATAAAAGGGATGTTTGCCTTCCTTCTCCCCCCATCTAGACTTTTGGTTGAATCTACTAAAATTATGGAGGTAAAAGCCCTCAAATCTTTATTCAGACTGGGCTAAAGGGTGTTGTGGGGTAGAGATCGAGCTTCTTATAAGGGTAATTATAGGTACCTCGATTGCCAGAGTGGTTGCTGTATCTAGATTTAGCTTGGTATCACCGTTATTCTTAGAACGTAAGAACTAGATAAACGGCACTATTAACTTCCCTTGACTGCTAGCCGTCGAGGGAGGCTTAAGAACGACCTCCAAATCTCGACCCAAAATATTCAGATAGAGAATTAGATGTTCGATTGACTTCTTCTGAAAATCGACCCACTCAAGTTTTTAGCAGTTGGACAACTTACTTCCAAAACCACCAACCCATAATCTTCAAACCAGGAACTAGAAATCCCACAACTGAAGCCACAATAACTAACCAACCCGCAAACTTTAATTCATTATTGTAATCATCCTGAAGTGCATAAATCCCCAATCCCAGAAAAGGTGGCAGTGATAGCGCAATCGCAACCTGCCACCCATAGATAGTTTGAAAAGCCTGGACTTGCTTAGGATGTGTGAATACGAACCGATACACGCCAGAATCGATTAATATCCCTAAGATAAGTAACGCGGCAGCAATCATCCCACCGCCCCAAAGCGACAGCATCCCCCGACCTAATTCAATCCTTTTAAACGCAGCACCAGCACTCCGACCGACATCAGTTCTAATATCGGCACGAATATTCGGAAGTAGAGTTAGCACAGCATCATTAATTCGCGTCTGTGCCTGAATCGCTCCCAAATCAGCCGTCGCCTTCAAAGACTCCCGTTCCGCATCAGCAGCTTCCTTAATCTGCTGGGGAATAGCTGCAAACTCACCTCGATAAGATTCCAGCGTCTCACCCAAGCTCCATTTATTAGCTTCGAGCATCGAAATTGTGACTTCTGGCATAAATTGGCACGATCGTCAACCATAAATTGGCTTCGCAATAACGAAAATACGTCGTTTCAGGGAATGCTAGCGATCGAGTTTTCAATCATAACTTGGCATTGAGTACCTAAATTCAATCATAATAAGGCATGAGTTCTTTTTTGAGAATTGTGTACTAACATCGCTAGAAACGGCAATTTTCAAGAACTCTCAGCCAAGTTATGGTTGATTTTCGGGGAGATTAGAGCGCACGATCGAGACAAATTTACCCTCCTGATTCAGCACAAAGTCATTGCTAGGCACGATCTAATGGTGAGAGGAGCGTAACTAGGAGTACTGGATCGGATTTGAGAGTAATCGGTCATGCTTGAGGTATTCGATCGAGTGCTTTAAATACGATCGCAAAGTGTTTCGCCAGGGAGCCGCAGTTGCAATTAAGGTAACTGATTTCCCTTCGGGATGGCTGTAGAGCACACTTGAGGGCACTCAATTTTTAAATCAAGGTACTTGGAGTTGTCAAGCATAACTTGGCCGTTTCGGCCAAGTTATGCCAGAAGTCACAGAAATAATCATCCAAAGCGCGTCATTATTTCCAAACCGATAAGAATCACTCGCATGGAGCAACTGCTGAATTTCACTATCTGTCAGCTTCCGGCGGAGATATCTTTCCGCACCACCAATGAGATCTTCTCTACTACTCATAGCTTGACGACCAGATCGAACATTTTCTTACACTCACCCCGCCATCTAAGCAGCTCCGCTTTATTCCCCAGCGGCATCTCAGCTATTGCCTGAGCGATCGTCCTCCGGTCATTGTAAAGCACCCGCGACACCCGCTCCGCTAATTCTCCCAACATTAAAGATTTCCCCTGCTTCTCGATGGCCTTTCTAACCCCAGAACTATTATAAAGTGCGAACTCATCCTCATCCCCAAACATGCCATTCCGAACTACGTGAATAGTCGTTCCTTGCATCACTTCCATATACTGCTTGAGCAACTCCACACTGTCACGTTGCATATTGATCGTCCAAAAAGTAATCAAACTCCGATCTAAGTCCTTTAAAACACCGCGCAGGTTTTCACCATATTTACTGACTCCATCATTACTACGTGCCGCTCCGTTAATAACGATCGTTTTATCCCGATGCTCCTCACAGAGATTGACCAGATCGATCCACCCATTAGCCTTATCCAGATTTAGAATCTGAGCTGGGACAGCCTCACCATATGACTTAAACACATCAGGATTGCTAGTATCAGTTTCAATTAAATAACAGTCCTTACCGATCTCACACAGATAATCGACAAGTGCCATCGATACAATACTTTTACCAACCCCACCTTTGCCACCACCAATCATGTAAATCGGATTCATCTATCTATCTCCTTACAGATCTACCGAGTCAGGTCTAGGTAAAGATCCACTCTTAGAGTGACTCTTCTTATTATCCCCTGTCACCTTAACTTCTGCTACTTCTGCTACGGGAGACGCTCCGGCTGCTGGTAGTGTGGGTGATGTTGACGATGCGGGTAATGTTTTCGACAGCTCCTTGCCAGCGACTTTAGGCTTATTAGGAGTCTTAACCTTTTGCAGATAGCTTTTGAGCGTAGGCGTAGAGATATCTAACCCCTCACCCTTCAAACTACTGGCGATTTGCTCCAAAGTATAGCCGCGCTTCTGAAGAGACTTAATCTCTTTAGCCAACATCTTCACCACCTCCTGCTTAGTCAGATCCTTTGGCGGTGGTTCGATAGCAGGCAAAGCCCGAAGTTTACTAGCAATTGCCTCAACCTGCTCTAATTTATAGCCCATCTAAATAACTCCTATCCCAGATCGGTTTAACCCAAGTATACTTTACCCGCAACTCAACCACCACCGAGCATTCACCGAATATTTACCGAGCATTTGGAGAATATCTACCCCCTATAAGAACGCACCGAAAACCCACTACTCGACTCATAGCTACTCGACCAGACTATAACTCATCTCATCTGCTCATCCCCATTTTATGTACTGCATACCCCAAGTCCCAAACTCCACGCCCCAAATCCTACACCATCTTTACTTTCTATCCGCTCACCTCTACCCGATCTCCATCTCACAATCTACCCCACCGTTTGCTGAAAACTTCCACCCTCAAAATCCATCTCTAAAATCGCTCCCTAAAATACCCAAAATCTAGCACCCCAAACAGCCCCAAAACCACGCGCAACTTATAGTAAAATCATAATTTTATGGAGGTAACAAGATGGTAGCTGCTATACGCAGCCACCCGCCCTCCGCTCGTCGCAAGCTCCTCACTCCAGGCTATCTTGTGGGGATTGCATCCCCTAACCCCTGCCGATCGCTATAATTGCCCCGACGAGATCTAACAGTGGCGATCGATTGTTTTCCTGAGCCATACTCTAATCATACTCGACCCAACAGAGCCTAATTCCTGCCAACATCTAACGAACGTGCCGATCGCTCCAATCGGAGCGGCAGGAATGGGCGGCGATGGGTTCCCTCCCGATCGTAATCATTTTTCCCGCGCTTTCTCAACCTCCTTTAACAATATGACATTCAAACGCACCCAAGCCGAACCCCTAAGCTGTCAATGCAACATCCGCCTGACCCCCAGCGAAATGGAAGAACTCAAAGACGCAGCCAGCGTCGCCGGAATCACCGTTAGTACCTACATCCGCCAACGCGCCCTCGGTCGGCGCGTGGCTGCCAATACCGACATGACAACGATCCGCGAACTCCGTCGCATTGGTGGCTTACTCAAACACATCCATAATGAAAGTGGCGGTGCATACAGCCAACTGACCGCCGATACCCTCATCGAAATTCAAAAAGCGATCGTCAGTATTGGAAATGGCTTATGAGAAAGGGAAAAGGGGAAGGGGTAAAGGGGAAAGGTGGGGAGTGTGGGAGTAGACGATCGATCTTCAACGATCGAGTTTTTCCGATCGATTGCAAAGATAAGAACGATCAGTACCCCAGACAAGTTACTCACCCAAAAAATTCCGAAACTGGAATAGTAAACCCCAGTTCGATAGTTAGGCACCCAGAGGGAGAAAGAAAATGATTGGCAAACGAGTTAAAGCAACCGCAACCAAAAGCGGTGGCAAACATGCAGGTAGCTTGGTGGACTATATCACTAAAGATAAAGACAAACATAAGGTCATGCAGATCGGTGGTAAAAACTTTATCAGCGATCGCTTGGTAGGACAGAGACTAGAAATGATGGCACTGGCAGGTGAGAACCCCCGCAGTAAAAACCCACTCAATCATTACGTCCTTAGTTGGCGCGAACAAGAACGCCCCACTCCCGACCAAATCGATTCAGCCGTAGATATCTTGCTCGCCGAAATGGAAATGCAAGAACATCAGGTCATCTATGCCGCCCATCAAGACACCCATAACATCCACGTCCATGTCGTCATCAACCGCATCCATCCAGACACGATCCAACCGATCCAAATCAATCGCGGCTTCGATATCGAAGCCCTCCACCGCGCTGTTGCCAAAATCGAATATGTCCAAGGATGGCAACCCCTTGAAAACGCTAAATATCAAATTGACGAAGATGGCAAGATCGTCGAACGACAGGACTATCAACAACAACAACCCCAGCCTAAACAACGCGCCGCCGACTTCGAGAACCGTACCGGAGAAAAATCAGCTCAACGGATTGGGATTGAAACCCTAGCCCCGATCGTCAAAGCCGCTAACGACTGGCAACAACTCCACCAGCAACTCGCCCAAGCCGGAGCCAAATACGAACAAAAAGGCACCGGAGCGATCGTTACCATTGGGGAAACAGTCATCAAAGCCAGCAGCATCGACCGTGCCGCCAGCTTCAGTAACCTTCAGAAACGATTGGGTACTTACGAACCGCCGATCCAAGATCTAGATATAGCTCCCATCTCTCCCCAGCCATTAATGGAGCAGATGCCCCCAGGTTGGCAACAATACACCCAACTCCGCAGCGACTATTACACCAATAAAACCGCCGATGCCGATGCGTTGAGACAAAAATGGGACGAACGGTTTCAACAACTGGCAGAACTTCAAACGCAAGAACGGGAACGACTGCTAGCAGGACAATGGCAGGGTAAAGGAGCGATTCTTAACGCTCTCCGCCATAGCCTCGCCGAAGACCAGAAAGAGGAGAAGCAGAAATTGCAGCAAGAGCAAGAAGCAGAGCGGGAACGACTGCGGGAGAAGTATCAACAATTTCCCAGCTTCGAGGAGTGGCAAAGATTGAGAGGGAGAGAAGACTTAGCCGAGAGATGGCGATACCGACATGGGGAAGAGAGTCCGAATTTGGAGCGGATTGAGGTGAGACAACAACAGGAGAGAGAGGTAGAACGGGTGAGTCAGGATTATGGGATGAGTATGGGGATGTGATGGGGAAACCCCGCCAGCGAATGCTTGCCGCTGCGTTGGAGATTACTGGCATGAGCGAGAGCAGTTGGCAAGCAGTCACTTCTGGGGTTTAAATTGACGGTGGGTAAGGATTTCAGCTTTAGCGGAAGATTTTCTTTTTTTGGCACGGTGAAGCTAATAACGATGTGCGATCGGCCTTCGTTGAGATTTTAGCAGTTTGCCTTTCCTTTCCTCCTTGAATTATGGGAACTCTAAGAAGTACAGAGACTATTCGTGCGGGAGCCTCATGAAAATATCACGCCAAAGCATAAAAAAAATTGGAGATGTCTTAAACAAGGCGACATCAAAATTTAGAAAAGATGACTCTTTAATCAAAATTGGTGATGTTTTTGATAATCAATATGAAGTTGATGGTATTGAAGACCACAAATTGACATGGATATGTCGAGTATTTGATATTAAAGATCCAACAAAGAAATATATTGCGAAGCGTTGGAAGAATTTAGTTGAAGATAGAGAACTAATAGAAAGAGAAATAAGAATTATAAGTCTAATCGCAGATCCCAATACTGGTGTAATTCCTCAATTAGTGCGCCCATCCAATCAATATGGATGGATTATTTATGAGTATATTGATGGCAAGCAGCTTGTAGAAGAAGTAAATGCAAATGTTAGATATGATTCCAAAAAAGCTATTAATCTTATCATAGAACTTTGCGATCTCTTAAAGCCAATTCATCAGAGAGGTATCGTTCATCGTAGAATCGATCTCAAACACATTATTCGCCGCACACAAGATCGAAAACTATTTATAGTTGATTTTAGTGAAAGTCAACGGATAGACATAGACACAGAGATAGAGCCATATGAAAGAATTGCTACAGATTTTACGCCGCCTCAGCTAAATAGTACAACACCAAAATTTGACGAAGATATATATTCTATAGGGATAATTGCTCTCTTATCCTTGACAAGATTTAATAGCCTTAGCTCATTAGTAAATGAAGAAGAAGTCGATGGAGCTTTAGCATGGGCGAAACATGCGAACGAGGCCGATATAGGCTTGATTAAGGTGGTTAGTCAAATGATAGACAAGTCATCAAGAATACGATATCAAAATATAGAAGAAGTACTTGATGCAATAAATAATATAGAAATAGAGCTACAACCAAAAAGTAATCCAACTATACAAATTCCAACCATCGAGCCAGACGTTAAATTACCTTCTAATCATTTGCAACTATCAACTATACAAAGTTCAACTAAGCATTCGCAATTATCAACTATACAAAGTCAAAACATCGAGCCAGAGATTAAATTACCTTCTAAGCATTCACAACCGTCATCATACGTATCTACTAAATTCTTGCCAACAATGGTAACGATCGAATCTGGCTCTTTTATGATGGGTTCTGCGGAAAAACGTAGCGAACGACCTGCACATCAAGTTAGCATAGCTACTTTTCAGATGAGTGCAACCCCAATTACCCAGGCTCAATGGAAATATGTAATGGAATCCGATTTGAATCCATCCCATCATCAAGGAGATAACTATCCAGTAGAATCAATTACTTGGCTCGAAGCACGAGAATTCTGCAAAAAGCTATCTAGTCTCAGTCAGGATGGTAAAGTCTATCGCTTACCTAGCGAATCTGAGTGGGAATATGCTTGTAAAGCTAATACAAATACAATGTTTTATTTTGGGGACGATCTAGATAGTTTACAAGCAAACTTTGCTAATAATGAAGGGACATCAACAGAAGTAAAAAGATTTAAAGCAAACCATTTTGGACTTTATGACATGCATGGCAATGTATGGGAATGGTGTGAAGATAGCTACGTCACTGGTTATAAAGATGCACCGATTGATGGAAGTGCAGTCACCAAGACTGAAGAAACAAATAATGATGAGAAAGTTGTCAGAGGCGGAGCCTGGAATACAAATAAATTTTCATGTAGTAGTACCAGTCGCTACAGTATTCAGAAGAATGAGTCGAATAATAACTGTGGTTTCAGAGTTGTCACTGATATACAAAAATAGATTAATTTTGAAATACTCGAAAAATAATGATGATATTTACTAAATAATGAAAAACCAATCATCTAATCCATACATTCAAATTAAGTATCATGATAATAATGGGATACCTTTTGATGAGCCTGAATTTATTAACGGTAATATCAAATCTATTAGTGCAGAGCGAAAGACTGGTGTCATATATATTCCTAGTCCTATTTTAAATGAGCAATATATTAGTATTGAAAAATCTAATAGAATTGGTATCGTCGATCTATTGGTTGAGATTATTTTTGGCAAGTATGTTACTAGAAAATTCTTATCTCCATTACTATCTTTGATGCTCAGACATACGGGCTATAAAATAGTACGCTCTCAATCTTGTAGTAAAGATTTATCCCTTAAATATAATTTTGCTTATTACTATTTTTTCAAAATAAAGATAATCAGTATTATTAGTATTTTAAGGTGGATACGAGCGAAACTTATTAAAGAAGGGAACATCGAACGACAAGAAATTTATCACGGTGATGTATTTGTCATTAAACGTTCGGGCTACAGTCATAATGTAAAATTGACTTTTCACGATCGCGCTCCACAATATCTATCTACAAAATTAAGATCGTTGGGAAGTCTTTCAATTAAATTAATATCACTACTTCTGATAATAATTTTTTCGATTATAGCTTGGGGAGCTTTTAGTATCGATGTGAGTAATCTTCCCGACACAAGAAAGCCGATGGAGATTCAATATGCCCAAGATCCACAGTCTGATAAGGTAGATATCTTATATCGTAGAAGTCCAGATAAAAAAAGAGAAGAATTCTCAAGTCATCTAATTAATGCTCTGATCGCGAAAGAAGATTCCCGCTTTTATTTTTCTCCTGGAGTAGACTTACTTTCATTCAAGAATATAGGAAGTCGAGGTGGAAGTGGGCTTACTCAACAAGTTGCTCGTAAACTATTTGCTAAAGAGCTAGGTTTTAATAAGGAACAAGATATCAAAAATTCAGGGAATAGAAATGAATTAAAGCTAGAATCAGATCGATTATCATTTATTAGAAAATTGCTGGAAGTAGGAGTTTCTCTCAAACTAGATTTAATGTACAGTAAGCAAAATATTTTACTAACCTATTTAAATCGAGTATCTAGTTCGTGGGAAGCAGATGAGGACAAAAATAGTACTAACTTTGAAGATAGGAGTAAGAAATACTTTGACAAATCTGTAGATCGATTAGATAGTGGTGAGTCAGCTATGTTGGTAGGAATGTTAACAAATCCTACCGTTCAAGATCCATGTAATCAGATTTCTGCTAAGAGATTTATCAAAATAAAAATCAATAATTTAGAAGAAAAAATACGCGAAAATAAAAAAGATCTTGAGAATGCAACTGACGAAAATAAACAAGAACTTCAAACACTTCAAAAAAACAGATTTTATGATGAGCTGAGATTAGAAAATTTATACAACCTAGAAAGATCGGGTAAAATTACTTCTGAGCAAATAGAAGAATTTAAGCAATATAAAGTAGACCCAGAAAGATACGCACTAATAATAAGATTAGTAAAAGAGAAAGAAGCCAGATTACAATTCAGTCAAAGTGAACTAGAGAGGAAAGAAAACTTAATCGAGACATTAAAACAGGGAGGTCTAAAATCTAGGCAAGAAGGTATTAATCTAATCGATCGAGTAAGAGGGTTCTTTGTCAAAAAACATAATGAAGGACTCATTAATAAAATCAAAACAGAAATAGATGAAATAAATATAAAAATTGAAACAATCAGAAATGAAATTGATGAAATTTATCAAAATATAGATGTAACAAAAATAAGAAATTATGTCACAAAGGTGGCAAAAGATAATTTGCAGACATATTTAGATCTTGAATATGATAAAGTCAGGGAATTTGAGATTAGTGAACGAGCTAAAGACACGCGAGAAGTTGTGCTTAATGAGATGAGAAAAGCTGGTAGAATCAATAAAGGTGAATATACTCAAGCGATGGCAACAGGGATTCGTCTGAAAGATCCTAACTTACTATGCAATGCTAAATCTAATTTACACGAACTGCAAGTCGAATATTTTAGTGAAGCAGTTAACGATGAATTAAAGTTACTAGAAAGAAAAAATATTATTGGAGCGGGTCTCTTAAAAAATAAGAATTATAGTATTCAAACGTCTATCGATCGAAATATGCAAGAGAAGGCAGAAGAAGCTTTACAAGCTTATATCACTACAGTGGGTAAGAAGAAAAATTTCGATCAAGGAGCAATATTAACCTTAGATACTAGAAATGGCTCGGTCAAAGCAATGGTAGGTGGATACACCGACCCCAATTATCAAAATCTAGATCCAGAAGACAATCAACCAATCAATATATATCCAGGTCATGGGATAAATCATGTCACTGCTAATAATAGGCAACCAGGATCTATCTTTAAATTGTTTAGTTATGGAGCGATGATGCAAGATATGCACGATCGATACAAATCTAGTCCCGCTCTACTTTTAAGTAAGGAATATCCATGCTACGTTCTTAAAACTGGAATAAAACAATGCGAACATTTAGCAGGACAGAAGAAGATGAATGTGTTCTCGGCAATAACATATTCAGAAAATTCAGTTGCAATAGCAGCGGCAAAGGGATTAGGTATTGATAAGGTAAAAGAATTTGCAAATACATTGGGCGTAGGTCTATCTAAGCCGCTTAACTTAAAAGATATTCAAGGATTCGTTTTAGGCGGTGGTGGTAATGAAGTCAGTCTCTTGGAAATGACTGGTGCTTATGCAGCCGTTGCCAACGGAGGTACTTGGAACCGACCTCAAATTATTAACTCGATAAAGAGATTATGCCAGCCTGAAGATACAAGCTGGGGTTTTTTGTATAAACCCTCGAAAAGGGGGATTCTGAGTTTTATGGTACTTCCGAACTAGATTTTCCAAGATAACGATAGACACTCGCCTTAGAAAGATCGAAGTCTTTCATCAAGATTTTAATCAGAACACCCTGTTGGCGTTGAAGCTGAAGCTCCACCACCTGTTGGGGAGATAATCGTTTACTCCTCCCAAACTTGACACCCAACTCTTTTGCCTTATTAATGCCATCTAGCTGACGCTCAGAGCGGAGTTCAGTTTCAAATTCAGCGATCGCCGCCAGCATATTAAAAAGTAGACGACCCGTAGCATCAGAAGTATCAATATTTTGGTCGAGAACCTGCAAAGCGACATTTTTGCGCTGGAGTGCATCAGCGATCGTGCAAAGGTGAAGAGTAGAGCGAGCTAACCGATCTAACCGCGACACAATCAACGTATCGCCGTCTCGGACATATTCCAAACAAGCAGCAAGCTGAGAACGCTGATGGTTAGTACCACTTTGTGTTTCTTGATAGATCTTGTCGCAATGTTTGAGTTTCTGTAAC
This is a stretch of genomic DNA from Chamaesiphon minutus PCC 6605. It encodes these proteins:
- a CDS encoding plasmid replication protein, CyRepA1 family, whose translation is MTQQKLQSELQQSAIDPQIAALNFGEVGQTEAFAFIVRTPKRRNDGRLTDGHLRIYEQFEAGGWIGRGIDPLTMQPSEWGCLKPYNPRIDDIKRKAIKYEHPHKQPTELFCLRVTWESGRKIAIRSGLESEYLARMDSAASPRDEDREFWQWVKDTPQLTIIITEGAKKAAALLSAGYCAIGLPGIYGGYRAQREGVPCQPYLIPQLKVFTQPGREFVFAFDRDTNPKTIAAVRTATDKTGRLLERSGCKVSVMTWTHAHKGVDDLIYHAGATALDAIYADRSSLDNWRLQGNFSLDRYEAVRINSRYFDAAVRPNKLEGKIVGVKSAKGTGKTEWLAELVKPYINDGRGVLILTHRVQLAQALAERLGIPHVSEVYQHGQLLGFALCVDSLHANAQVKFDPTVWEGAAVVIDEAEQVIWHLLNSGTCSSKRAEILANFGVLLQTIAATGGTIFLTDADLSGNTIEYVQKLTGGMPLWLAINDYNPVAGKRTLILHKSPADLLAALITDINAGKNIILHCSAKDVKSKWAAQHLETAIKQTCPGVSTLCCDSDNVADKEHPAYGIVNRLGDLARYQVVIATSVIETGVSIDGHHFDAVYCLANGVQTVDAVSQTIERVRSDVPRHMAITTGSIGWIGNGSSNPRQLIASQKQVAKFNLAALSQQDAALQLDEMEACHVLTWANYAAKTNAEFRGYKLNIITKLEREGYEIVECAPDRHQENWDECLDEIRNVNYTQQRQDIIDTSAPDEVELQRLKKQRGKTKAERLKLAKGRLVERYGTDEITDELIVKDDSGWYPKIRLHYYLTIGREFAAAKDRDRLQSLAHEDRALPMDINRSCMSGKLQILDALNIKQFFGEDKVFTADSLAEWHEWVQRYRGAIKNALGLSISAESNPIQTAQRLLGLVGLQLTYIDQVREGGSRVRRYAGVEQDVDDGREEIFGRWFARDLAKCHTTANKSIERGGETEVAC
- a CDS encoding oxyanion-translocating ATPase; its protein translation is MNPIYMIGGGKGGVGKSIVSMALVDYLCEIGKDCYLIETDTSNPDVFKSYGEAVPAQILNLDKANGWIDLVNLCEEHRDKTIVINGAARSNDGVSKYGENLRGVLKDLDRSLITFWTINMQRDSVELLKQYMEVMQGTTIHVVRNGMFGDEDEFALYNSSGVRKAIEKQGKSLMLGELAERVSRVLYNDRRTIAQAIAEMPLGNKAELLRWRGECKKMFDLVVKL
- a CDS encoding plasmid mobilization protein yields the protein MPIAPIGAAGMGGDGFPPDRNHFSRAFSTSFNNMTFKRTQAEPLSCQCNIRLTPSEMEELKDAASVAGITVSTYIRQRALGRRVAANTDMTTIRELRRIGGLLKHIHNESGGAYSQLTADTLIEIQKAIVSIGNGL
- the traI gene encoding TraI/MobA(P) family conjugative relaxase codes for the protein MIGKRVKATATKSGGKHAGSLVDYITKDKDKHKVMQIGGKNFISDRLVGQRLEMMALAGENPRSKNPLNHYVLSWREQERPTPDQIDSAVDILLAEMEMQEHQVIYAAHQDTHNIHVHVVINRIHPDTIQPIQINRGFDIEALHRAVAKIEYVQGWQPLENAKYQIDEDGKIVERQDYQQQQPQPKQRAADFENRTGEKSAQRIGIETLAPIVKAANDWQQLHQQLAQAGAKYEQKGTGAIVTIGETVIKASSIDRAASFSNLQKRLGTYEPPIQDLDIAPISPQPLMEQMPPGWQQYTQLRSDYYTNKTADADALRQKWDERFQQLAELQTQERERLLAGQWQGKGAILNALRHSLAEDQKEEKQKLQQEQEAERERLREKYQQFPSFEEWQRLRGREDLAERWRYRHGEESPNLERIEVRQQQEREVERVSQDYGMSMGM